A segment of the Lolium perenne isolate Kyuss_39 chromosome 3, Kyuss_2.0, whole genome shotgun sequence genome:
TCACCAAAGAAGCAAGGTAGTGTAGGGAAGCTTATTGTCACGAGGAATTAGAGCAAGAACAAAGTGACATGGTTGGAAAACTAAGATGGCAAAGATATGGACGTGAAGtgggatctagatctagatctagagagcCATGCACCAATAATGGGCCTTCGCCTTCGGTCACTAGTGAATAGAGACGCCCAAGGCCGAAAAATAGAATCGAAACATGGGGCAAATCTAGGAAGGCATAGGTCCCACTAGTAGATCTTACCTAGATGTGGCAACATACGACTATAGTGGTCTGGTCTAGACCAATGACGATGATGTTGAAGCCCAACACATGAACTTTCCACTAGAGGATCTCAAGATTCAATATGGAGCATAAGAAACACAATTGTAACATTGATCCTCTAAGATAATCATTTTATTATACTTCATATTATATAGAGGAGGTGGCAGACACCAGGCCCCATCCTACTTCGTAAGGTCGTCGAAGGAATTTCTATTCATAGCAATTAGTTAATAACAAAATCTCTAAGATTTTTCTAGAAATTAGTTAAACTCTAACCTGTTGATCGTGTACCATGATTTACATGCACGAACTTTTTCTTCATCATTTGGCCAGAtcctcctccttctccacatATGTTGCACAATCATGTGAAGGTCCATGGTCCACTTGATCTCCTGAACATAGATAGAGAGAATGGACGGTGAGTGTAACTAGTGTAGTGCAAGAGAGGTGAAAATTCTAGTGCTTGGTGAGTGCCCACATATAGCCCGCCATGGGAGTGAGACTCCAAGCATGGGTAGGGTGACGGTGGAGGATGCGGAGGTTCATGCGCATGAAGGCGGAGGAGGTGGGTGATGAGATCCATCATTGTGGGGAGATTGCGGCGGGCCGAAGGCCTTGGGGAGGAGTAGTTGAGGGTTAGGGTAGGGCGTGGTGAATTTATATAGGAAGTGGTGGGGCAGAGGACGAGAGATGACCTATATCCAATGGTCAGGAAAAATCAAACTTATACATATAAAAAAAGTATATGCCTAGATATGAGTGTATATTACACAACCTACTAGCACTTCCAAACGAAGTACCGTTAAGGTGACTCTAATATGGCATAAGTAAGGGCCAAAAAGACTCGGAACGAACTATGGTTAACAACTCAATATGAAAGAGGGGTGAAAACGAAAATCCAATTATCACAATTTGAAACAGGAAATTGCAACCTTTGGCTAGACCATTTGGTTTTGCAACACAATGTTAAAGCACTTGGTTTTGCACTATGAATGTTCGAAACACAAGGTAATGTAAAATGTGCTAATGTTAAACCATCGGCTGTCCCTAACAAACAAACAAGTGATGATGTACTGATGTCCTCCTCGTTCAAGTTAACGCAACATAATTTTCTGTCATAAATTCATAATTTATACCATGCCAAATGCAAATCATGGATTCATCCAATTTTGGGATGAATAAACTGCGGTTTCCTAACAAAGCAGCCGCCTGCCGTCCTAGACAATTTCTCAATTTAAAACTGCATCTCGCAATCTCGCGCTAATGACAAAGGAACAAAGCGCGCGCATCTCGTAATAGCATCTGTCAGTATACAAGTCCACGCTTCGTTCTCTGCATTCCAGCACACACACGCAGGCCTGTACTGCTCTTGTACCGCGGTGTGAGCTCACCATGGACGCCGCCGGGtcctcctcgccggcgccgcTGCGCATCGTGATCGTCCCGTGGCTGGCGTTCGGCCACCTGCTCCCCTACCTGGAGCTCGCGGAGCGGCTGGCGTCGCGGGGCCACCGCGTGTCCTACGTCTCCACGCCGCGCAACCTGGCGCGCCTCCCGCTCCCGCTGCGCTCCGACGTGGACCTCGTCGCGCTCCCGCTCCCGCGGGTCGAGGGCCTCCCGGACGGCGCCGAGTCCACCAACGACGTCCCGGACGACAAGCGGGAGCTCCACTGGAAGGCCTTCGACGGCCTCGCCGCGCCCTTCGCGGAGTTCCTCGCCGCCGCGTGCGCCGACGCGGCCACGCGGCCCCACTGGATCGTCGCCGACTCCTTCCACCACTGGGCCGCCGCCTCCGCGGCCGAGCACGGCGTGCCGCTCGCGATGCTCCTCCCGACCGCCGCTATGGTCGCCGCCGTGCCccgcccgccgccgtcgccaGGGAGCGCCGCCTATTCTTTCGAGCTGCAGGCGGCCGCAGCCGCACGCGCCGTGCCGCGGTACGAGCGGGAGGGCATGGCGCTGGTGTTCGCCAACGACGGCGCGTCGTCGGGCATGTCCAGCCGCCAGCGCAGCGTCCTGACGGCGCAGGGGTGCACGGTCGCGGCCATCAGGAGCTGCGTGGAGTGGGAGCCCGAGTCGTTCTCACTCGTGGCGCCGCTCCTCGGCAAGCCGGTCCTGGCCCTCGGCCTCCTGCCGCCGCCACCGGACGGAGCCCGCCTCGCCGCAGCGGCAAACATGGAGCACGCCACCGTGCGGTGGCTGGACGCGCAGCCTCCCGGCTCAGTGCTGTACGTCGCGCTGGGGAGCGAGGTGCCGCTGCGCGCGAACCAGGTGCATGAGCTGGCTCTCGGACTGGAGCTCGCCGGGACGCGCTTCCTCTGGGCCCTGAGAAAACCCAGCGgcgccgccgacgacgacgacatGCTCCCTCCCGGTTTCCAGGACCGCAACGACGGCCACGGGCTGGTGACCACGGGGTGGGTTCCCCAGATGAGCATACTGGCGCACGCCGCCGTGGGCGGGTTCCTGACGCACTGCGGCCGGAACTCGCTCATCGAGGGGCTCCTGTTCGGGCACCCGCTCGTCATGCTGCCCATCTTCGGAGACCAGGGCCCCAACGCGCGCCAGATGGAGGCCAAGAAGGTGGGGCTGCAGGTGGCGAGAGACGAGGAGGACGGGTCGTTCGACCGCCATGGCGTCGCCAGCGCGGTCCGGGCCGTCATGCTGGAGGAAGAGTCCAGGAGGGGCTTCGTCGTGGGCGCAGCGAGGATGCAGGAGGTCGTCGCCGACGCCGAACGCCATGAGAGATACATCGACGAATTCGTAGAGCAACTTAGATCGATTTCGTACACCGATGCCACCTCCAGCTCATAAAATCAGCCTCTCACATGTAACTTCACGAATGAATAAAGGATGGAGGAAGGCCCTGAGCTCCAGGCACAATCTGGCTACCTTGGCCACGAAAGTATGAAGGCTTCGACCCGACCCGGAGGAATGGAACCTGGATGAgcgcgcacccatttacgaaaagtttaaaaaaaaaatactaattaaaagtttcaaaaaaatgtgaagtaaaattttgcatgtacatattatgttgatacttactcgtgtgagttttcacgaaaaaatatcaTTATGTGTAACctgcacaaaaatgacaaaatgtccaaatgagaatagtgaacaggaatttgtactattcacaggaataggaatttgcattttgtcatttttttGTAGGTCACGTACAATGGTATTTCTCCGTGAAAacacacacgagtaagtatcaacataatatctacatgcaaaaatttacttcacatttttttgaaacttttaaatagcattttttgaactttttgtaaataggtgcgcgcgcacccatgttCCATTCACCATTTTCGGGCTTCCGACCCGGAGGAATGGAACCTGGCCGGACCGGTTTATTTTAGGGAAAATTGGTTCTATAGCATAAAAAAAGTTCAATACTTTAGAAAAATACCACTGAAAATTTTGGCTTTAGAAAACTACCATCCAAAGTTTTTCTAAGGGTAGATCGATCTTCTTCTCCACCTCCGGCTTCCCCCGCAGCCACCGCTGGCCGGACCGCCGTCCACCCCGTCTGATCGATCTTCTTCTCCACCACCGGCTTCCCCCGCAGCCACCGCTGGCCGGACCATCGTCCACCCCGTCCGCTGTCGGCGCCCGCTGCCgcgcacctcgccgccggccCTGCCCCAAGCTCCCCCCTCCGCCAGTCCACCACCGCCCCGGCCATCCCTCTAAGTCCCGCCACCTTCTTCTCCGACGCCAGCACCTCGCATCCTAAACCGTAAGGTCTAtcctcgccatcgctgtctccgacGCGGCCAGCTGCGCCGTCACCAGCTCTGGCTCGGTGGATGTTCCGTCGTCCCCTCCCTCCTCCCGCTCGATGTGCTCAAGGTAGAAGACGCCGCATGAATCTTGGCGTGATTCAACGGCTGCAGACTCTACTGAGCTCTAACCTAAATCTCAGTTCACTTAGAATTAGCAAAATCGTTTTTTCTGAAGTATGGATCTTttgatggtacagaaccaatttTCCCTTTATTTTACGTACTGCACTACTATAATAAAGCAAAGCAAAAGCTAAACGGCGGAAAGAAAAGAAACTAATGCGACGTTCCGCCCCACCATTGTTGGGTGCAACAGTGAATCGATCGCAATGCCTTGCGTGGCAGCTCCACtctcctagccgccgccgcccctctctcctctccAATCCGGCTCCATCTCCAATCGGGAGCAATATTAATCTACTCCCGATTCTTCCGAGTTCAGTTACTACCCAACTCTGCTACTCCGCTTCCTCCCAGGCTCGCACCATCGTCTCCGCTTCCTCCCAAGGTTCGCCTTTTTTTCTTTCCCAGAGCCTTCTCCGATTCCGTCTTGCGTAGGTGGCAGTAGTACTATTTCACTGGCACCGCATAATCGCCGTCGCCCAAGTTTGTCAACATCTCTTTCTGATTGATTCTATCACCGGTCGCGGAGAGGATAATTTCGCGGGGTTGTTTCCCAGATACGGCGGCGGACAGGAAGGAAGGAAACCTGTGCGGATTGGCCACCGACCGATCGGCTTCTTTCTTCCTTCCAATCGGTGTTGCGGCGGCCGGCGAGTCCGACGAACTACAAGGGCCGGCACGACACTCTGTTTGGTGTGCAGGGGAGAAGACAGAGTTAGATGGGGGCCATCCTCTGCTGCTTGCGCGGCCCCGACGACGAGGCGCCTGGTTGTTGCTTGTGCCTGCCATGGCCTTTCCTGAACAACGATCTTCAGGACTCGGTATGTATTTTACACATCTGTTTGTTTTACGCATTCCGTTTGGCGATGTTCCTATGTTCTACTATTAGTGGAGCTGCGGTGATGGGGTCTAGATATGTGATCAATTTAGTCACGGCCGGTGGGGGTTGAATTTTCTTAATTTCTGATCTACACATAGCTGTCTCGGTGCGCCACCGAGATGGCATTTCATCGTGCCTCACTTCAATTGCACAATTTGTTAGTGCATAAGTATAGTAGTGGATAAACCCACAAACGGAGAGTTAatagcataaaaccaccacatTGATGGCGAAATTTATCGTATACTACCAGTTTACGTTTGCGGGACAAAAACCACCACATTTTCCTCGGTTTTTTGCAGAATGCCCTAAACCCGAATTGATCCGAAATTGACACCGTTTTTGACCGGTGGGGTCTCCTGTAAGTGATGATCTGGCAGGAATCTGTGAGATGGAGAGGGACCCATATAATAGTTCaattaaaaaaatccaaaaaaactgTAAAAAAAGATCCCAACCCGTCCCGCACCCGCACGCCTGGCCGAGCCCGCACGTGGCCGCCTGACCTTGCCCATCCGCCGCCGCGGACCTCGCCGagcccgcccgccgccgcctcgccgtgCCTGCGCCGCCGCGGACCTCGCCGagcccgcccgccgccgcctcacCGTGCCCATCCGCCGCGCCCTTCCGTCGGGCCGCCGCCGCGAGCTCACCACCGGTGCGGGCCCCCGCCTCCCATCAGCGCCGCCGCCTTCCCGGCGTCTCAAGATCGAGCCCACCACACGGCGCGCCAAAGACTCGTCGACGGCGGAGCGAGGATGGTGGAGATGGCACCGGCATAGGGCGCCGCCGCCACGCTCTCGCTCGCGGCCGAAGGCCGGCCCCTACCTCCACGCCTCCCCCGCTCCACTCGTGTGAGGGCGCCGCAGAGCGCCGCCGCCGCATGCTCTTGGTGTCGTGGCGGAGCTCCCCGACGGGGCTGGGGAGGGGGGCGGCCACGGGCCATACGCCGGCGGGAATggggcgcgggggggggggggggggggcgcgccggcgGTGAGCTGAGGCGGCCCGGAGAAGCGCGCGGCGGCGTCCTGACCGGAGAAGCGCGCGGCGGCGGCCTGAGAAGCACGGTCGGGTCGGGATTGGGAAGATGATCTCTCCTTTTTCTGATTTTCCATACTTTTATTTTTTTTAATGTTGCCTGACAGGTGGGACCAAGGTCAGGTTCACTAACTGTGATGCCACCTCAGCCCTGACTAGTCAAATTCCCTGTCAATTCGCGTTCAATTCGGGTTTAGGTCATCCCGCAAAAAACCGAGCAAAATGTGGTGGTTTTCTGTCCCGCAAACATAAAGTGGTAGTATACGGTAAATTTCGCCATCAatgtggtggttttatgctatTCACTCCACAAACGGACAAGCCTTGATCGCCTTGTTTGACAATCAGCCCAGAGCTGCTATTTATAGAAATTGAAGCTTGACAACTTGGTACTGAATAAGCAAGATACTAATACAGAATTGCAGCATGCCTTGGTGCTGATTCTTCAAAAAATGTGTTCCATTTGTTCACACTCGCATGTTTCAGTCAGTTGCTACACAGTTTCATAACTACTTTCTCCCAGGGTCCCGCTGCACGTCAAAGAGCTGATACACGGGTTGCACCTGTTGAGGGAAGGGTTCCTCTTGCTGGTTCCACTGGTTCAGGGCAGGATGATGCAATGAATACTTTTCGCTGCCCTCCGAGGCCATTACCTTATGACGATCCTCAGTCCATCCATCAGATGGAGCAGCACCCACTAGTGGCAGGGCATGACAAAGGTTCAACGCGGTTCCGGAAATCTTTTCAACTTGAAGAAAGTAACAATTCTGATATCAGCTCAGGTCGCGCAGCTCACAAGGCTCACATGTCAACCCTTAAAGCTCAATCACACGGTCAAAAGATTGTGGGAACACAAGTCGATGTTCCTTCTGAATTTCAGGATGACTGTCCAATATGCCTAGAAGGTCAGTTAACGCAAGTACCACTCCAATCCTGACATCTTTTTTTTTTCGTTCGATGAGCTTTATAATGTAGAGTTCTTCACCTTGTGTGTGTTACAAAGAAGATTCACATTTATTCATGTTACCATTGTCGATAACAGACGTTAAAGAACGAAAAATGTAGCATTCCACCTGCCTGAATTCATTTCTTTTTTTTCTTACAGAGTATGATTACGAGAATCCAAAAATAGAGTTGCAATGCAACCATAATTTCCATCTTGGTTGCATTTACGAGTGGATGGAAAGAAGTCAATCTTGCCCTCTCTGCGCCAAGGTACTTAGCTTCTTTAACAGAAATTCTTTCACCTTAGAAAGAGAAGCATTAGTTTGTATTTGCATGAATCTGGCAAAAACCATGTCTAACATTTTGAATACTGAACCGCCCCATTGCAGGTAATGCTATTCAACGAGGAGCAATAGCCATGCTGCCGCAAGTCTTTGCGTATGCTGAAGCCATGAATCGTGTAGGTTGTGTACTGTGTACATAGCGTTGATCAAATCAAGTCGCTAGATTGTTTGCTGAAACCTCCAGCAAAAATTCGGCTTTTCTTTCTAGAGCAGAtaatctttttttcttttctccacAAAGTTGATGATTTGTGCCAATGTGAAACTGACATTTCAAACTGATGTTAGTCTGATGAATTTTGGGTGATTACATTAGCTTGGCATACTGAAGCTTGAAACTCTGGAAACTTCACCAGTTATTGCTACTTCTTTGCCAACTGTTTACAGCAGGAACCGTGCTGTTTTTATTGAATGATTCTCGCGAAAAGGATGGTGTTTTAAGTGTTATTATTTCTTTCTTCCTTTGTTTCAGAAATAAAGAAAACTAATTGTTCTATGCTCCAGTCCGTATCTTCTCTGTTCACAGCTTGCAAACCATCCACAACATGGGAAATAAATGGATAAAAGAAACTTACCTGTAGTGCTGCTGCTGTAGCCAAGAGTTCTCTGTACTCACTGAAAATAGTGCTTTTTTTAGCAGCAACATCTGAAATTCCAGTAACCAGAAAGTGAAACCTGTAACTGCAGAGCACAATATAATATGGCTATCATAAATAACTTTTGCCTTAACCCTGTCTCTTGGAGAGATGAAACAGAAGCAATGACATCACTAAGTACCATAATCATAGGATATTTAATATCTCCAGGGAATTTGAaaccatattcaaaatcaaattaTCATTGCTTCTAGACACTTTCCTTGAAAGATCTCAGTGAAGCCTGCCTTTTTCTTTTCACCAACATATAACAGTATTTGTGATATACATTGTAGCAGCGTGCATACCTAATGAAAGTGACTCACACAAGACTCATAAAGAAATGTGTGCGTGTCCATAATAATCATATAATTTGCAATATCAACTATGATGTAAATGAGAATATTGCACAGTTTTATTACCAATCCAATTCCTATGCCATATAAAAAGTGACCAACCACCATGATGAGGAAGTTAGGCGCTACCGCTGTGAGAGAGCTCTTTGCGACTTCCTGCGGTAAGTAATAGGCACATATCATACACCAGACTAGATTGCACCACACAACATGGTCGAGAATATGAGGGTCACAGGACAGACATAGCTAGAAAATCTGCAATTAACTTAACATATATGGATTTATTTTCGCGAGGTAGGTCCATACAGAAATATTCTCCAGCAAACAGGAACATCACAggacagatttttttttttgagaaacatatTAAAGTTTTTAATCCCTTTCCTTTTTTCTGATTGTTTGTATCATGGCTTTTGTTGATTGAGGAGGTTCGGTTAGATCGTAGCTTAATGGTTGTCAGTATGACATTCACAATATTCTGCACCCATTTGTCACCCCAAAAAC
Coding sequences within it:
- the LOC127345438 gene encoding putative UDP-rhamnose:rhamnosyltransferase 1, which gives rise to MDAAGSSSPAPLRIVIVPWLAFGHLLPYLELAERLASRGHRVSYVSTPRNLARLPLPLRSDVDLVALPLPRVEGLPDGAESTNDVPDDKRELHWKAFDGLAAPFAEFLAAACADAATRPHWIVADSFHHWAAASAAEHGVPLAMLLPTAAMVAAVPRPPPSPGSAAYSFELQAAAAARAVPRYEREGMALVFANDGASSGMSSRQRSVLTAQGCTVAAIRSCVEWEPESFSLVAPLLGKPVLALGLLPPPPDGARLAAAANMEHATVRWLDAQPPGSVLYVALGSEVPLRANQVHELALGLELAGTRFLWALRKPSGAADDDDMLPPGFQDRNDGHGLVTTGWVPQMSILAHAAVGGFLTHCGRNSLIEGLLFGHPLVMLPIFGDQGPNARQMEAKKVGLQVARDEEDGSFDRHGVASAVRAVMLEEESRRGFVVGAARMQEVVADAERHERYIDEFVEQLRSISYTDATSSS
- the LOC127345439 gene encoding E3 ubiquitin-protein ligase At3g02290; the encoded protein is MGAILCCLRGPDDEAPGCCLCLPWPFLNNDLQDSGPAARQRADTRVAPVEGRVPLAGSTGSGQDDAMNTFRCPPRPLPYDDPQSIHQMEQHPLVAGHDKGSTRFRKSFQLEESNNSDISSGRAAHKAHMSTLKAQSHGQKIVGTQVDVPSEFQDDCPICLEEYDYENPKIELQCNHNFHLGCIYEWMERSQSCPLCAKVMLFNEEQ